GGGTTCCCGTCCATCAGGTCCGTATGGACTTCAAATCCGTGGGCCTGGCAGTAGTCTGCGGCTTTTTCCAGCAGAAACGGTTCCGGTTTTTTGCGGTGCGTGAAATGGACCAGCCGGATTTCAGCGCCGGGCCATGGATTTAACTGTAAATAATCCCGTGTGGCTCTGGCCGATTCCATGGATCCGCTCAACGCAATCACCACGGTTTTGACGGGCCGGTATTTTTCCGCCACGGCCAGAATGGGCCGAACCCCGTGGCGCAGCAGCTTGAGGATGGCCTTGTCCGGGTCTTCCACAAACCCGTACTCAAAAATACTGCGCAGGCCGAAAATGGTCAGATCGTTGAACCGGTCTTCATCGATCATGGCCTCGAATGTGTCACCTTCTTCATATTTGATGCGGCGGCACACCACTGCTTGTTTGCCGCAGTGTTCCTTGAAAAGGGCAATGGCTTTTTCCGTGCCTTCTTTGGTCACCTGGACGTTGTTTTCGCGCATGCGCTGGGCATAGGCGGCGGCACCGGCCGGAACCGGACCTACCTTCTCCAGTTTTTTGGTATTGACGATGGTGACACCGGTCAGTTGTGCCTGGTGAAGGTCTCCCAGCTCCGTGGCCCACTGGGTGGCGGCTGCGGTGAACGGGGTGCCGCCGAGTCCCACAAGAATTCGTTTGATCATCGGTCATGGTCTCCTTTTGTAAATTGTCCCTGTGCCCATTTTAAGCCATGGGACAAGGGATTTGTCAAGGAAAACAAGAAGATCAGGACGGGAGTTGCCCGGTTTCGATCCTTTGTCTGCGCTGATTTTCGGTCCAGTCGATGCGGCTCATGAGCCCCTGGAGAATCCGGACATCCCGGGAAGTCAGCCCGGCATCCCCGAACAGCCGGCGAAAGGTCCGCAGCAGATGATCCGGATTCTGGGGATCCAGAAAATCGATGTCCAGCAGGGTTTGGCGCATGTGGGCATACAATGCTTCAATCTCTTTTCCCGGGGCCGGTTGTTTGGGGCAGGGGTCGTGAAAGTTGCCGGAAAGATCGGATTTGAGTGACACTTCATACAACAGCACGGCCAGGGCATGGCTCAAGTTCATGGAAGGGTAGGCATCATGGGTGGGGATGGTGACAAACCGCTGGCACAAATCCAGGTCCCTGGTTTCCAGACCCGTGTCTTCTTTGCCCAGCAGCAGGGCGCACCTGACATCCGGACCGGATTCACTGATCTGCCGGGCTGCCGTGGCCGGGGTGAGAAAGTTTTTGCGGTATTTGCCGAACCTGCGGGTGGTGCCGAAGGTGAGATGGATGTCGGCCAGCGCCGTTTGCAGGTCTGGATAAACTTCTGCGGTTTCCAGAATCTCCACCGTGCCCAGCGCCATTTTCCGGGCTTCCAGGGATTTGAACTCGTCGCAGGGATTTACCAGGCGCAGCCGGTTGAGCCCGAAGTTCATCATCACCCGGCACACGGATCCGATATTCAACGGCCCCTGGGGTTCTTTCAACACAACGACAAGGTTTGAATCATTCATTTTTTATTTCCAGAAGCCGGGGAATAGGCCAGTGAAGGTCAAATCCCATGCTTTCCAGCAGGCGAATGCCGGCATCCACATGGGCTCCGGCCTGGGCCACCCCGTGGGAATCATCTCCGGGCACCATGGGGATCTGCCGGGACCGGATCTTTTCCAGAATGGATCGGGTGGGATAGGGTTCTGGTTCTCCTTTGGCCAGAGGCCGCAGGTTCAGGTCCATGACCAGATTTAAGTCTTTGATCAGATCCAGGTTCCGGTCGATTTTGGCAGCGATGTCCGGATGCAGCACTCGTGCGGCATAATCAGGATCATGGATGCGCACCAGGTCAAAATGCCCCACCACAAAAGGCCGGACCGCATCGATCATCTCAAACTGCCGGTCAAAATATGCCAGGTACAGGTCTTTGACCGATCCGCAGGCACGGACCGCAGCTTCATAGGCTTGGGGGGAATAATCAAAGCAGATGTCTGCCACATGGTGCACGGATCCCACCAGATAATCGGGCGAAAATTTTTCCACCAGGTGCCGGACATGGGGCAGATACCCGGTAAAGGCTTCGGTTTCCATGCCGGCAAAGATCTGGATCCGGTCCGCCATTTCCGCCTGGAGCTGTCGGACGGTGGCAAAATACCGGGCAAACCGCTGATACATCAGGTCCACGGTCAGGCCCTGTTCAATCTCTTCGGGATACAGAAATTTTTCTTGCACGGGTGGGATATGCTCCGTGATCCCCACCTGTCTGAAACCCATTTGAATATACCGGGCAATGATATCAGCCAGCCCGTCCTGGGCATGGCAGCAGAATTCACCGGAATGTCCGCCGTGAAGGGATATGGGGCCCGAAAGTGTCATGGACCGGGTTGTACCATTAAATGCGGTCAATGAAAAGGGGTTTCACACCCTCACATGCCGGTGAGGCTCAGGGCAGTGGTCCAGATGGCGGCCATCTTTTCGCTGAACAGATAAAAATATTTCGTCATCGCTTCATATTCAGGCTGTGTGCACACGGAAACTGCAATAGGGGCCGCCTCTTCGGGGGGATACCCGTATACCCCGCAGGAAATGGCCGGAAATGCAATGGACCGGCACCCATGGGACACTGCCAGATCCAGACTGTTCTGATAGGCGGATGCCAGCAGCCTGTCAGCAGGCCGGTCAACCCCATACCTGGGCCCCACCGTATGAATGACATATTTCGCTTTCAGGTTTCCGGCTTCAGTTATCCGGGCCTTACCGGCAGGGCAACGGACCCCGTTTTCCGCCGGAACTTTTTTGCATGCGTCAAGCAGTTTCGGGCCGGCCGCCCGGTGAATAGCACCGTCCACACCGCCGCCCCCCAGCATCCGGGAGTTGGCGGCATTGACGATGGCATCGACTTCAGCCGTGGTGATATCCCCCTGGACAATTTTTATGGTATCCATATTTTTCATCTCTGGTGCCCCTTTTTTTTCATGGTCTCCACCTTTTGAGTCAGGTCAGAATCCCTCAACCTGACGTTGGGTTTTAATTGGATTGTAATGGTATCATAAAATTTTTCAACCAATGGATTTTCAGTCTTCAAGATAATGATCCTTAACGGGGAATTTATCGGTACTGTCATAAAATCTGACAGATCGTATATCCTTGATTGGCATTACTTTCAGCACCCTTGCAAAGCAAACATATCGGAAATGCAAAATTTTGTATTTCCGACACCCTTCAAATGATACATGCCGGTATCCCGCACAGGTAAAGGAATACGCTGGAAATAAACAATCTGACATGCCTGACATATTCATCTGAGAATTTGTAACGCTCCACATCAAGGGCACGCTCCGACTCTCTCAATCATAACCTATTCACCCCCAGTCAATTCTCAATAAAAAGCGCGGCTCTTGGCGTCCCTTGCATGTAGTTGTTGGGTGGCTACTTGGATTACGACGACTCTGTTTGTACCTGCCCTGCTATACGATTTAATATCCGCCTGAAAAAACTCGGATGTAACTTCCGACCTAACCTCTTTGTCATCGGATACCCAGGCGCAACCTCCTTAAGAATTTCATAGTATTTCTTCGCCGCTGCCTGTTCGCCCGTTCCCAAATAGTACATACCTATTAGCCCCATATAATTTGCAACTTCCGATACGTGAAACCGCTTCCGCTGCGGATACAATAATTTCAAATCAAACTTGTACTCAAATATCTCCGCAATTTGCTCATAATCCCCCGCCGCACGACATAGCTCTGCATAATTCAAACGAGCAAACAGGTAATCAGGGTTACGCTGGTAATTCTCTCGAATAATCTCCTCCGCCTTCGACTGTTCACCCGTCCCGGAATAAGCTACACTGAGATAGTTGTATAGCATTGGTATATTTGGATATTTTTTTATCAATTCAATCAATTCAGGAATTGCCTTGTGGGGCCGTCTTTGTGACTCATCATGCAGTCGATCAATGGCATCCTTCACCTGCTTGGGTAGACTTTTATACCAACGTTCTCGGATGGGTTCTGACGTGATTTCGTACTCAACGATCTGCACAGATTCTAACTTACTCTCTGGTTTCACAAATTTTGCGGCCTTGCTCTTTTTTGCCACTCTTGCTGTCCTTTTTATGATCTCAACTAAATGTTGTTCTTACTGTTCTTACCCGTTTTGCCACCCAACGAACGCTTCAGCCGCGCGAGGTAAGAGCGTCGGCTGCAAGCGAATTGTTAGAGATTAATAATATTTTTTTATTTCTTCATGAATCTTTGCCAAATGGCTATTATATTGATTATCTATTCCCGCAAGCATTAAAAA
Above is a window of Desulfotignum balticum DSM 7044 DNA encoding:
- a CDS encoding universal stress protein codes for the protein MIKRILVGLGGTPFTAAATQWATELGDLHQAQLTGVTIVNTKKLEKVGPVPAGAAAYAQRMRENNVQVTKEGTEKAIALFKEHCGKQAVVCRRIKYEEGDTFEAMIDEDRFNDLTIFGLRSIFEYGFVEDPDKAILKLLRHGVRPILAVAEKYRPVKTVVIALSGSMESARATRDYLQLNPWPGAEIRLVHFTHRKKPEPFLLEKAADYCQAHGFEVHTDLMDGNPKTDLLAYAHEHNADLIVMGNSSRNIIKRSLLGDTVLETIHSADIPLFLSQ
- a CDS encoding RNA methyltransferase, which produces MNDSNLVVVLKEPQGPLNIGSVCRVMMNFGLNRLRLVNPCDEFKSLEARKMALGTVEILETAEVYPDLQTALADIHLTFGTTRRFGKYRKNFLTPATAARQISESGPDVRCALLLGKEDTGLETRDLDLCQRFVTIPTHDAYPSMNLSHALAVLLYEVSLKSDLSGNFHDPCPKQPAPGKEIEALYAHMRQTLLDIDFLDPQNPDHLLRTFRRLFGDAGLTSRDVRILQGLMSRIDWTENQRRQRIETGQLPS
- a CDS encoding histidinol-phosphatase → MTLSGPISLHGGHSGEFCCHAQDGLADIIARYIQMGFRQVGITEHIPPVQEKFLYPEEIEQGLTVDLMYQRFARYFATVRQLQAEMADRIQIFAGMETEAFTGYLPHVRHLVEKFSPDYLVGSVHHVADICFDYSPQAYEAAVRACGSVKDLYLAYFDRQFEMIDAVRPFVVGHFDLVRIHDPDYAARVLHPDIAAKIDRNLDLIKDLNLVMDLNLRPLAKGEPEPYPTRSILEKIRSRQIPMVPGDDSHGVAQAGAHVDAGIRLLESMGFDLHWPIPRLLEIKNE
- a CDS encoding O-acetyl-ADP-ribose deacetylase produces the protein MKNMDTIKIVQGDITTAEVDAIVNAANSRMLGGGGVDGAIHRAAGPKLLDACKKVPAENGVRCPAGKARITEAGNLKAKYVIHTVGPRYGVDRPADRLLASAYQNSLDLAVSHGCRSIAFPAISCGVYGYPPEEAAPIAVSVCTQPEYEAMTKYFYLFSEKMAAIWTTALSLTGM
- a CDS encoding tetratricopeptide repeat protein produces the protein MAKKSKAAKFVKPESKLESVQIVEYEITSEPIRERWYKSLPKQVKDAIDRLHDESQRRPHKAIPELIELIKKYPNIPMLYNYLSVAYSGTGEQSKAEEIIRENYQRNPDYLFARLNYAELCRAAGDYEQIAEIFEYKFDLKLLYPQRKRFHVSEVANYMGLIGMYYLGTGEQAAAKKYYEILKEVAPGYPMTKRLGRKLHPSFFRRILNRIAGQVQTESS